In Rhodamnia argentea isolate NSW1041297 chromosome 1, ASM2092103v1, whole genome shotgun sequence, the genomic window AACTCACCATCATCTAGACAGACATCTTCAACAACTCTCCCATGTATATTAAGAAGCATTGCCGACTCCAGGCCAGAGCAGAGCTGACCGGAGTTGTGCCTTCTGTTTATTTGCTATCTCTTCGTCTGACTCATCATGACTAGCATAAAGGTTCCGTTGTTCATCCTCACGAGTCCTGATCTTTGCTTTAGCAAGAACTTCAAAGTTAAAAACAGTAAATTGAAATTTGGTAGTCTGGGGAAGGTCAACTTAGTCGTATGTTGTTTCCAAACAGTAAACTCATGACCTTCCTGAAGCGTCAGTTTCCAAGAGAACAGAGCAATTTGCAAGATTCACCAGTCCAAGAAAGTAAATGAATTTGTCTTGTAAGCTCAGATGATTAAGGTACTGTGCATGAAACCATAACCTTCTGTTCATTAGGTTTTAAAGCAGTGGCAGCTTGCGACAACAGTATCTTATTTCCCAGCTCCCCATGAACTGTTCTCGAAAGAAGAGAAAGTTATCACAAGAATCATTTGACAGGTAAGCCCTCCTAAAGGAAGTTGTATATCTAGGTTTGCCCAACAAGAGAGTGCATTGCTACCTAGTTTATGGTCATGAACTTTGGTGCCTGCTACGTGCAAATCAAATGGAGTCTCCAAATTATACATCAACAGGGTAAATCAGCAAcctagaatttttccaaattagccATGGCCTTTCGATTCAATCTTTCTTCAGATAGGAAAGTGTTAGAAGGAGTTGGTTCGTGATTGATGACGCTCCGATGAGTTGACGCCGAAGAGTTGAAATGGTgaagaagaaacaatcaaaTCTTTGCACTAATTGGAGTTTACCACTTCCATATCAGAGAAAATATGAATTCTTTAAGCTGGAGAAGAGGAAATCAGACCGGCTGCCTCGTCAAAGCAGTTGTTGGGGAACGTTGTTCTTGGActtaagaaggagaagaaaaatatataaccTTTAAAGACTTGGTAAGCTGCAGAGCACTTTGTTCAATAAACTATACTGAGTCCAAGCACTGTCATCTATAAATAGACACCATGTTACCATGAAAGACACCTCACTCCTCCCTCGAGCAATCATACTTCTCAACTCGACATCAGAGCCCAATTCCCTGTCCAACAATGAAGTGTCTTCCGATTAGCTTTCTCATATTGGCCTTGGCAACTGCCACTGCTTTTGCTTATGACCCGAGTCCTCTTCAGGACATATGCGTGGCCACCAATGACCTCAACTCTGGAGGTTGGTCTGCAATTCTTGCACTATTCCTGTCTTTCAATCCCGTCTTATGATGCCAAAGCAATAacaggaattctttttcttatgcagtatttgtgaatggaaagttctgCAAGGACCCAAAACAAGCAACAGCTGATGATTTTCTCTTCATGGGGTTCAGGAATCCTGGAAACACATCGAATCCGCTTGGATCAAAGGTCACACCGGCTTTCGTTGACCAATTTCCGGGACTCAACACTCTTGGAATATCCATGGCTCGCATCGACTTCACTCCCGGTGGCCTAaaccctccccacactcaccCACGAGGCACTGAGGTTCTGGTCGTGGTGGAGGGTACGCTACTTGTTGGCTTCGTCACATCCGACCAATTAAACAACACTCTCTTCACCAAAGTCCTGTACAAGGGAGACGTGTTTGTTTTCCCAATCGGTCTCATTCACTTCCAGTTGAATATCGGAAACACCTATGCACTGGCCTTTGCTGGTCTTAGCAGCCAGAACCCAGGAGTCATTACCATTGCTAATGCTGTCTTTGGAGCGAAGCCACCCATTTCTGCTGATGTtctcaccaaggccttccaagTGGACAAGAAGGTTGTTGACTACCTCCAGGCGCAGTTTTGGTACGACAACAACTAAACGGAATGtatggccaaaaataaaaagaaagattaaataGAATCAAAAGGCTGCTTAGAATTTTAATTACTTGAGTATACGGAAGATCAAGGCATACTATGTACGTCATGTATGACCGGTTTGTAATAAAAGACAGTTATTTATCAtcattgtcacgccccgatcctcgagcgcgcggcatccctgtcatctcgtccctcgggttaaaaggatagcgtcacgggcacgctatcaacccatgagattaactacgcatgcggaaacgcataatattcccggacaaaaatataaaatagggataggcaagtaggaaaacgTATTAATTgaaaacatgattttatttacGGACACATCGTGAGTCAACTAAAATGACACGCTAATGggtcccatacttcgggacggggtaggatcaacttcgtacctactccaaatagggctacgtcactCTCATCCTTATCGacttttcaagaattactagctccatcacttagaacccgaaaatggtttaacaacaatggtgagataaaaatctccgtgagtcaacgcctaagcccggctaaggcgttgatttaTCCAGAGAGTCCTAACAGTCAatcacatataatatatatttattccaaCCACATACAGCTCACCTCTTGGAAATCACGCATTTTGCAATATTAGACATAATATACCACACGCATCAATCATGATTGTCACGTCAATCACACacgcagacaccacacgtgatccgattattaacggccatctggcccaattgcacacgaccggtgtgactttacactacaaCCGGCGGTGTCTACTAGCGGGACCGGgtttcgtcccttacttccagcaacggcatccgatagcccgtgtgactcgtacgcccggcacgacacggcactatcgggaatccctgtaggggcttcggtccatcacaagctgcgaccggcatccgtcaatcgtgtaatccgtacgaccggcacggcacgGACCGACGGGCATCCGACAAGTCATATGATTCCGTACGGCTGGCACGGTGCTAACTTGCTAGGAATAATCCAttgtgtgaccactcaagcatacccagcaaatagccggtttataatccgcatttagtcaaatgctcacgcgatatgctcacacagcgaaactcttgagtaatcacacaaatgcacatgttatccatgcgacctcgcatccataaaccgagtgatcgaactccaaccaatcaatcaatttgactaTCCATCCGTCAAGGCAtttcattaattaatctatataaattataatcgagtgtagaaaaaataattcgatgacaaacattcaatccaatcgtacgtaattaaatccaaatcatcaatcagtCATACACTCATTCTTGACCTATTATTCACTTGCGATCAAGCAATGTCAATCAATTAATCCAAACTAGTCTCAATTAATCGCTTATTCCGTCCAAACTAGcctcaatcaaattaatccaattaattagggccatttaacctaaaccgagtttctagcctaaaccggccctaattaatctaccaaaataccctaataatctaattaaactaatccaaacgtaattaacaacttagccaaggattagaggtcgactcaccgttaatTGCGCAAGGTTAAACCGATGACGATCCTCCAAAAAATCCTTGGTGCGAACTTTGAGCTCGAACGGGTCGCGAACCAAAAACCTCGAACTATGGACCCAACTCTTGATTTAATGCGTCCACGGGCCTAATATAAGGCCCAAATTTGTGCCCAAATTAATTGGGCCTCACCCCAGCTCGCGGGCCCACAGATTTGGGCTCAACAGACCCGGCCCAGTCCAAAAACAGGGTATTCTCTTGCAGAACAGAGCAGAGCACGGCTGGGAGGGGTTGTTCCGGGGAGTTTAAGGGCTGTGGGTGGCTTCGGGATAGGTGGTGGAGGTGCACGGTGGTCGGAGGGAGATTttggtggccggtggtggctcacggtggccggaggtggcacCGGGAGCAGCAAACAGCAGCTGCAACCACAGAATACAGCAGGGAAAACTGAAACAGGGGAGGAGGTCGGGGTCTGTTTTGGGGCTCCGGCGGCGACGGCACGTCGCGGGGCTGATGAAAAAAGTTTTAGGGTGTTTTAGGGAGTGTTTTGTGGCCGGAGGTGGGCGGAGGAAGGCCTTGTGGCGGCGGATGGTGGGTGAAAACAGAACAAATGCAACTGAGGGCCAAAACAGGGCAAACCGGGGTTTGGGGCTGTTCCAGCCTTTCCGGCGGCTTCGCGGCGGTTTCAGGCGGCGCAGGATGGTTGATAGTGGTCTAGGGAAGGCTGGAGTTGCCGTGGAAGGCGGCGATGGCAGCCGGAACTCAAGCAGCAAGCCCCGAGCAACTGCAACAGCAAATTCAGCCCAAAACAGGGCAGTCCGCCCGGCGTGATTCCAGCCGGTTCtccggcgactccggcggtGTGGCGACGGTCCGGTTGTGTCAATGGGATTCTGTGAATGTCGTAGTTTTCCCTGGTAGCTCGTGGAGTGGGTTTCGTCGTCCAAAAATGAAGAACGAAGAGGAAAAAGGAGGGCTGCTGCAAGTCGGTTGAGAGGGGGGGTGGGGTTGTACGTGTACTTGGGCGGCAGAGAGAGAGTGGAAGGCGgtggagagagggagaaaggagTTGCCAAGTTTGACCAAGGAAAGCTTAAGAGATAAAGTGGGGTCCGCCTTCATGATATCCTTGTCTTGAGCTCATAAAATTCTAGGGCGTTACAATCATCTCTCCAGTTTGTAATAAAAGACAGATCTTtaccatcatctctctctctgtgggtaGCGAAGATAAGAAAACGCGCACCCGGCCTGGAAGTGTGTGATAACATCTAAATTATGCAGAAATTGGAAACCAGTTATCTAAAATTATGTGATTCCCAGATCAAAGTCCAATGCTCTCACAACTGTATCGCAAAAAAGAAGTTGCATCAATGATCACTCACGTTTACAGTCCTAACAATCGGAAAAGCTGGCAAGGTGTCCATCATTATCCAGGAAAGCAGAATCTCAGAACAACTTTCCTGCTCAGCAGTATGCCAAACCTGGTCTTAGTCGGTCACTTCTAAACCTTAGCTTCAGAACAAggtaattttcttataattaAACGACCAGACTAGAAAAGAATTAATTGCACCATTAATCCTCAACTTTGCCATGTCTTATAAGCTCCAGAAGGCACTGGAATATCAGTGAATGCTCATAAACACATTGGAACTGAAACTTCCTTTCAATGGCGCTGCAGAGAAGTGACAGCTTGGGAGAAGAACGGTGTCTTTTTCCCTACCATCCATGAACTGTACtcaggaaaaaaacaaagttagAAAGAAGAAGCCCCTGATGGATGAGGGACCAGCAACATCAAATGTTTAAAACACCAGTGATGCGCTTACTGTTCATGAAGGAATACTTATTTTACCAAATTTTTGTGAAAGGAGAGAGTGCAATGCAACCAAGTAAATGTTAAGAACTTTCATATTTGGTACCAAACAGGGAATATCGAGAACAATTATTTTCAGGATGAAGATAGATATGGCTATAGTCCTTCCTCTTGCAACCTAGATAACCAATTCAATGTTTTCGACACATCAGATTGTCGAAGAAGTGGTCTATACTTGATCCTGTTGCTTTGAGATGATGCTAGAGAGTTCTGTTTTTGTACAAGAAAAGTGGTGAAGAAACAATACAAGGATGTAGAAATCATCCAAGACCACTTCCACATCAGATGATGTGCCTTCTTCTAGCTGGAGTTTGCTATGAGAAAATCAAACATAAGTACTTAACTAATCAACCAAAAGCAGAAAACCAATCTGAACTTCAGGAGTAACAGAAAAGAATATCATATGTTGACAGCATACGCTAAATCCTcggttgatcagaagctaagCAAACAATGTCCACCGCGCAAGAGagcataaaaaattacaaattatgtAACTCCTTTTGGTTAATAAGCAATAGATATAACCAGTGAATGACTTGAATGATTACAAAACTCATGTTACCATGCTCAGTCATACAtctataatttaaataaactGCACGAACCCTATTACTCTATATTTTGCAGGATCACTCATTATTCTTCCCTTAGCAATAAGCTGGCCAAATCACATCTCTACTTCTTTTTCTCCAGGGTTTCAACAAGAGACTTGAGCTTATCAGCAGTCAATGGCTTCTCAAGGCACTCATGCAGACCCGCCGCCATAAAAGCTTCCTTGTCACCTTTGGAGTCCCGTGAAGTCAGTCCCACGATCATGCTCTTTGCCCCCATTGCTCGCAGCTCCCTCGTCACCTACATATGTGAATACAAGGAAGAAATCATAAATTGTATGTGTAATTGACATTGGACCTGTGCATGTATCAAACATGAGATAGAATGAAGAATTAAGTAAATTTTACTTTCGGGCCATCCTTGATGGGCAGATCCATCTCCATGAGAATGATATCAAAAGATAAACCAGAAAGGTGACGATCCATGGCCTCCTTTCCATCTGTGGCAATCTCAATAAGGATGTCTTTTGCTACTTTGAGCTGGCAAAAAAGTGTCTCAAGCACCCTACACGTGAGCACGTCCTCATCCACAATCAACACGGATAGCTTGTCTCTGATCAATCCAGAATTATCGCGTTCCTTGCCACATCCACTATCGATCCCAGTGCTGGGGCTCGCCATCGTCTCGCGTTGCGGGAGCTCTTTTCCctggaaaataaattgaaaagaatgGAGATCAAATGAGTTCGAGTTCTAGATGGGTTTCCCAGATGGAGAATGAAAGAATGTCATAGTATCCATCTCAATGGTGATGCAACaatgaaaatgatgacattGATCATTAAATGGTGAGCGATAAAGGagaataataagaaaaaaggagagaaaatatAAGATAGAGATCATGAACATGCATGAAGATTTCTGTGATATAAATAGATCAAGATCTCTATTCTCTGCCATTACTTTTGTGGAAGAGGAGATAGTAAACGAGAGAAAGCTCTAATCCTTGTCGTTTCAAGCAAGCGTAGCAATTTAGGTGTATATATAGTGAAAAAGAGGATGatcaagttggatttttttacaTGATCCAACGAGTTGATTCTCCATAATGGCGTAA contains:
- the LOC115729886 gene encoding germin-like protein subfamily 1 member 13 produces the protein MKCLPISFLILALATATAFAYDPSPLQDICVATNDLNSGVFVNGKFCKDPKQATADDFLFMGFRNPGNTSNPLGSKVTPAFVDQFPGLNTLGISMARIDFTPGGLNPPHTHPRGTEVLVVVEGTLLVGFVTSDQLNNTLFTKVLYKGDVFVFPIGLIHFQLNIGNTYALAFAGLSSQNPGVITIANAVFGAKPPISADVLTKAFQVDKKVVDYLQAQFWYDNN